Proteins from a genomic interval of Phlebotomus papatasi isolate M1 chromosome 3, Ppap_2.1, whole genome shotgun sequence:
- the LOC129807768 gene encoding uncharacterized transmembrane protein DDB_G0283675, with product MAKVSLLVLLALLSLVTLSQSRVIYKKYRRIVPPKRKNVKQVEEIYEIFHTHRRPPMYGHTEEEINNFLAKDNDPRDYKPGKRPQPVPTTAIPVTTTKEPETPLTTQKAVHPDVEVSIPNWGGAGGFNGGSNWWDATTTTRRPWWDTDPETTTQGITFTTTTTQRPWWDTDPDTTTQGITFATEELETTEEATTTEAPTTTTESEYDEQEVDEDPEYEFNSRGDDEEYEDEDEEEEKEDDNEEDDNNDYDEDYEGDQPTTTEFSWWG from the exons ATGGCGAAAGTTAGTCTCCTAGTTTTGCTTGCTCTCCTGAGCCTTGTGACTCTGTCACAATCTCGAGTGATATACAAAAAGTATCGTAGAATAGTGCCCCCAAAGAGGAAAAATGTGAAACAAGTTGAGgaaatttacgaaattttccaTACCCATCGTCGGCCTCCGATGTACGGTCATACCGAGGAAGAGATCAACAATTTCCTAGCTAAAGACAACGATCCGAGGGACTACAAGCCTGGTAAGAGACCACAACCAGTTCCAACAACAGCGATTCCTGTGACTACCACCAAGGAACCAGAAACG CCCCTCACAACCCAGAAAGCCGTTCACCCAGATGTTGAAGTCAGTATACCGAATTGGGGGGGTGCGGGGGGCTTTAATGGGGGGTCTAACTGGTGGGATGCTACGACAACAACTCGAAGACCATGGTGGGATACAGATCCTGAAACTACAACACAGGGAATTACGTTTACTACGACAACAACTCAAAGACCATGGTGGGATACGGATCCTGATACCACAACTCAGGGAATTACATTTGCTACGGAGGAACTGGAGACAACAGAGGAAGCAACAACCACCGAAGCTCCTACTACCACAACCGAATCTGAATATGACGAACAGGAAGTTGATGAAGACCCAGAATATGAATTCAACAGCAGAGGCGACGATGAAGAATATGAAGATGAAGACGAGGAGGAAGAGAAGGAAGACGATAATGAAGAAGATGACAACAATGACTACGATGAAGATTACGAAGGTGACCAACCTACTACAACAGAATTCAGTTGGTGGGGTTAG